The following coding sequences are from one Roseburia hominis A2-183 window:
- a CDS encoding ribonuclease E/G yields the protein MNRYMITREKIKGQEYLISALYDEKKHMIEVLPEAAGETSLLGNIYVGKVENIVTNLNAAFVKIAPDIRCYLPLSDVKNPVFTRKLSQTKALAAGDELLVQVSREALKTKDPAVTTNLTIAGTYAVLTSGNRKKSVSSKVKGEARERLVKLVEQTAGEYGVILRTNAAEASDETVLLELEVLSERYETMAEAAAHKNCYTLVYREEAGWLRHIRDLRKDDLEEIVTDDRGMFEDICSACRIHKQALTTGGSVPVPVDDVMTADGIRIRYYKDPALSLGALYSVRSELKNALSERVWLKSGAYLVIQPTEALTVVDVNTGKNVAKKEMQENFLRVNKEAAEEIARQLRLRNLSGMVLVDFINLTSKSAEEELLKTFRAALQKDPVPAQLIDMTALGLVEVTRKKIKRPLHEIFPDGLGF from the coding sequence ATGAACCGTTACATGATAACGCGAGAGAAGATAAAAGGGCAGGAATATCTGATTTCTGCCCTTTATGATGAGAAAAAACATATGATTGAGGTATTGCCGGAGGCGGCGGGGGAGACATCACTGCTCGGCAATATCTATGTCGGAAAAGTCGAGAACATTGTCACCAATCTAAATGCCGCGTTTGTCAAGATAGCGCCGGATATACGGTGCTATCTGCCGCTGTCCGATGTGAAGAATCCCGTTTTTACCAGAAAGCTGTCGCAGACAAAGGCGCTTGCGGCGGGCGATGAACTTCTGGTACAGGTCTCGCGCGAGGCGCTTAAGACAAAAGATCCCGCGGTGACGACAAACCTGACGATCGCGGGAACCTATGCCGTCTTAACTTCCGGAAACCGGAAGAAGAGCGTCTCATCAAAGGTAAAGGGGGAGGCCAGAGAGCGTCTGGTGAAGCTTGTAGAGCAGACGGCAGGGGAGTACGGCGTGATTCTCCGCACCAATGCCGCAGAGGCTTCCGATGAGACGGTTCTGCTTGAACTGGAAGTGCTTTCGGAGCGCTATGAGACGATGGCGGAGGCGGCGGCACACAAGAACTGTTACACGCTTGTATACAGGGAGGAAGCGGGATGGCTGCGCCATATCAGAGACCTGCGGAAGGACGATCTGGAAGAGATTGTGACAGATGACCGCGGAATGTTCGAGGATATCTGCAGTGCCTGCCGGATCCATAAGCAGGCGCTTACGACGGGAGGAAGCGTGCCCGTGCCGGTGGACGATGTAATGACGGCGGATGGAATCCGGATCCGTTATTACAAGGATCCGGCGCTCTCCCTTGGAGCACTCTACAGTGTCCGGTCGGAGCTGAAAAATGCATTGAGTGAGCGCGTATGGTTAAAATCCGGTGCCTATCTGGTCATTCAGCCGACGGAGGCTCTGACGGTGGTGGATGTCAACACCGGAAAGAATGTGGCAAAAAAGGAGATGCAGGAGAACTTTCTGCGCGTGAACAAGGAAGCGGCAGAGGAGATTGCCAGACAACTGCGGCTGCGGAATCTCTCGGGAATGGTTCTGGTGGATTTTATAAATCTGACATCAAAATCCGCGGAAGAGGAACTGCTTAAGACATTCCGGGCGGCACTGCAAAAAGATCCGGTTCCGGCGCAGCTTATCGATATGACCGCACTCGGTCTGGTCGAGGTGACCCGCAAAAAAATAAAAAGACCGCTGCATGAGATTTTTCCGGACGGTCTGGGATTCTAA